A segment of the Leptospira perdikensis genome:
CAGAAATGGACCCTTCCGCAAACCTAAACTTTATCCGAGGACTTAGAAATTTAAAATTTCGCCAAACAGGAAAACAAACCCCTCTGACGATTGTGGATGGCGTAAATAAAACACCACTTGTTTTAGAAAAAGATACCTTAGGTTGGTATGAACGACACCTAACTCGCGATAACGAAATCTCAGAACTCATCCAAGACTCTAAATACTTCCAATTAGTTTCTGCTAGTGCCCTAAAAGAAGGAACCAAAGGAACAGTCAAAGTCACCGGTGCCATCCTTGTCAGTGCGACTATCGTTGCCCTTGGTGCCGGTATTGTTTATTTAGGTGCCGAGGCAAACTCAAGTGAGTTAGGTGCCGTCGGTATTACAATTATGATTACTGGTTTCAAATTGGGAGCTGAATGGATTGAAACTTCTTATGATGATGCCAGAAGAAATATGCGAAAAGATTTAGATATCTCTGATGATTATCGTTATGTTCGGTTTTTTCCCGAATATGTTTGGCTGGGAAAGTCAAAGTCTACCCTTACCTCTCCCAAACTGATCATGAACAAAGACACACTTCCTTATGTTTTAAATCCTGCTATGGGAAAAGTTAAAGTTCGGTTTTGTTTTTTCCCAGACAATCAAAGGCCATAACCTTCCACTCGACTAGTTTTTAAAAAATTGGTTTGTTCCGACCAAACAATTTGATTAGTTTCCAAACTCACAAGAAAAAGTGTCACCGTGATGTATTGGATCCGAGATCCGGATTCATAATTTACAACTTCATTGATCTCACCTTTGATTTTATGCGAAGGTGATTTAAACTTACCAACCGCCAAACGCGATTCAGACGAAACCATTCCCGTTTTTCCAAATGCCATCTCTGCACTGGCTTCTTCCCTGATAGAGGTATCCACAAAAGGAACCTTCTCTTTTGTGAGTTGGTTTAAAATTTCATTACTGATGAGTTTGGTATCAATATGTTCTGACGTAGAATTTTGGATTGCTTTCCATTCTAAATACCCAGTTTTCAAATCCGTCTTATAATATGTGGATAAGGAGTGGCTCATACTTCGAGCCGTTTCTTTGACTTCCAAAACTCCCCATTGTTTGGTGGCCTTGGCCTTATCTATTTTTTGATAGGAAACAGAAGAACAACTAACAAATACATACGATAAAAAAAGGAAGAGGAATAAAATACGCATTGAGGAGAGTTTGGTGGGAGTTCGGGAGTTTGGCAAGAAAGAATGTGAGGGTATGGTGATCCCCGCCCGATTAGAGGGTGGGGAACTAGACCCGCCACCCAATGGTTCTCCTTTACCACGGATGACCAAAACTTGCGATCCCAATCCGGATCTTCCAATTTTTTTTAGAAAAATGTTCATACTTATGCATTATTTTTATTTTTCTACGAGCGCCTCCAGTCTGTTAGTGGATAGAACTCTCATAGATCACGGACCGGGCCACTCCGGGGTGCGCTTCTCGCTTCCGTCCTCCGACGGTTCCCGCCGAAGGACCAAGCCCTACGTCTCCCTGGCGCAGGGCCCCCATCGTAATTTCAAAATTTGACAGCCTTTGATCAAAATATTGTCTTGAAACTTTCTCTTTTCTTTTCAGAATACTGGATTAACTTATGGGTAAATTTTTAATTCGATTCAGCTTTCTTCTCGTCCTCCTCGCCATTTTGTTCGCGGGTTATACTTGGCTCACACTCCAGTGGAGTTATTCTGAAGGAGATCGTGCAGGTTACATTCAAAAACTTTCCAAAAAAGGTTGGGTTTGCAAAACCTGGGAAGGAGAGATGGCCCTTGTTACTATGCCCGGAACAATGACTGAAAAATTCTACTTTAGCATTCGAGACGAGGCCATTGCAGACCAGTTGAACGGATCGATTGGCAAAAGGGTTGTTTTAGAATATGAAGAACATGTTGGAGTTCCTTTTAGTTGTTTTGCGGAGACCAGCTATTTTGTCACCGGAGTCAAAACGGTCCAAGAAGTTCCCCCTCTGTAACTCGATAAGTTCACCTCCTATTTAGATATTTATTGTAATGTCTAAATAGGATGATCTTCCCTCCTTAAGTCCACCTTTGACTTTTTAAGATCATTACATTGATGAATGTGCCCCCTTATAACCTGAAAATCTTCCCTTAGTTTCGCATACCTAAACCGTCGAGCCTACTTTCTATATTTGAATCGAAAAGGTAAGTGAGTTTCCTTTTTTTGTGAGTAAAAAAGGAAACTTGATTGCAAATTTCACTTTACATATTTTTACTATACATATAATTAGTATAATGATTCTCGCAGAACAAACCCATACTTCTACGAACGTCTATGAACCCATCCAAAAATGGAATGGGCGGGATCTCGGCCTTCTCACCGGAGAGAAAGGAATGTACCGACTCGCTCATTTTTGGCAATATGCCTTGGTTTGTTCGGGTTTTCAGGTTTTTAATCTGGATTGCGCCATTCGATTCAACCCCCTTATGATCGCAGAAGAAACACGAAAACAGAATTTAGCCCCAGAACCATTCTTAGAACAAATCCAAATCCAAAGAGCATTCACACCCTATCAGATTTTGGATGCACTCAAAAAGATGCTAATCTCAGAAGAAGGAAATACCATCTATTTCTTGTTAGCTCCATGTAAACAATTTCTAGATGGGGATGTCAAGGATGATGAAGGTTTATTTTTATTGAATTTAATGTTAGAATTAATCGAACAATTTCCCGACAAAGATGTTCCACTACTCATCATTGAATCTTGGAAATATTCACACAAAAACTTTCAAATATTTTTTCCAAAACTATTACGCGTCACACAAAATCTATGGGAACTAAAAGTGGAAAAAGATTTTTCTCGCATCCGTACGAGAAAAACTTCCATTACGGGTATTTAATATGGGACGAACGATAACACCCTACTCTCGCCAAATGTTACAGATAGAAGAAAATCTATCCGACTTCCGCAAAGCACTTCGAAAGTCTGACCAAGAAATATTCGATGACCTAATCCGAACTGCTAAGTTACAGGTACAAGCTGGTGTTATGGCATCTCTACCGTACCCTATTGATTCAATGATTCTTTCCATGCTCATCGAACTAAAGAAAGACATTACAAAACTAAAACTTCATTTAGAAAAAATCCCTGATAAATAGAATCCTATATAAATGAAATGGAAATATTCAAAGGTTACTTGTTTGATATCTACCACTCAGAACAAAAAATCTACCTTTGGATAAAATCAGACTCAGGAGAACTCAAATTATTCTTTGATGAATTTTATCCAATCATTTACGCAAATGCCTCACCGAATATTTTAAAAAAACTGGTCAAAAGATTCTACGAATTAGATGCATTGGCTGAAATACCAACATTCACAAAAAAATTCCTCTTTTATGAAAACAAAGAAATTTCTGTTCTTAAGTTGGTGCTTTCTAAACCACAAC
Coding sequences within it:
- a CDS encoding penicillin-binding protein activator LpoB; this translates as MNIFLKKIGRSGLGSQVLVIRGKGEPLGGGSSSPPSNRAGITIPSHSFLPNSRTPTKLSSMRILFLFLFLSYVFVSCSSVSYQKIDKAKATKQWGVLEVKETARSMSHSLSTYYKTDLKTGYLEWKAIQNSTSEHIDTKLISNEILNQLTKEKVPFVDTSIREEASAEMAFGKTGMVSSESRLAVGKFKSPSHKIKGEINEVVNYESGSRIQYITVTLFLVSLETNQIVWSEQTNFLKTSRVEGYGL